One window from the genome of Rhizoctonia solani chromosome 15, complete sequence encodes:
- a CDS encoding Retrotransposon-derived protein PEG10, translated as MATRSRPPSRARSPIDQGELGPFLPPASPELGKVSLKRVIRLLWGLQSQVDRIERTLSEQAEVSREVRTNVENISQTVDTVKDGLAQLQQSRGPHTPEERKPPAVEETPRAAPKAEPIGKAQPFLGAPAPIISTGAPRRDPLSLFNPYPSFPQGPPPAPIVTLAQPPAPSTVKVDHPDAFKGKIGSEAKQWLTRMLAWVRLNQRQFPLDLEVLSFLLMNMEDAAGAWAHPHLDQLGSHRALIQTVDEFKVEFLAAFGNPDATRAAERKITSLTQTSTCAEYITKFRTLQMELDWNDAALRGQFARGLHWEVRQQIATRERQPRTLRELQDAALIIDNALREERASHPQQGNKSGKSSTTPNRGASTGQQATKTGPLSSDPNYVSEEERNRRCVEGLCVKCGKPGHKFAKCRTGWKATPKEDKGKAKETAKIGKESGPKSGKD; from the exons atggcaacccgctcccggccaCCCTCTCgagcccgctcccctatTGATCagggagagttgggacccttccttccgccagcctcccctgagctcggCAAAGTATCACTCAAACGGGTCATCCGCCTCCTTTGGgggctccaatcccaagttgACCGCATCGAGCGGACCCTCTCGGAACAAGCTGAAGTTAGTCGAGAGGTTCGAACCAACGTTGAGAACATCTCGCAAACCGttgatactgtcaaggatgggcttgcccagctcCAACAATCCCGGGGtccccacaccccagaagaacgaAAACCTCCCGCGGTcgaggaaactcccagggccgcgcccaaagccgagcctattggcaaggctcaacccTTCCTcggggccccagcccccatcatctccacaggggccccCAGGCGCGACCCCCTATCATTATTCAACCCCTATCCCTCATT cccccaaggacctccaccagcgcctaTCGTCACCTTGGCGCAacctccagccccctccactgtaaaggtggaccacccagacgccttcaaaggcaaaattggctcggaggccaaacaatggctaaCACGCATGTTAGCCTGGGTACGCCTCAACCAAAGGCAATTCCCCTTGGACCTGGAGGTCCTTagcttcctcctcatgaACATGGAAGACGCAGccggggcctgggcccatccccacctggaccaactagggtcccatcGCGCGCTCATCCAAACCGTGGATGAGTTCAAAGTCGAATTCCTGGCCGcctttggcaacccagatgcAACCAGAGCAGCGGAGCGGAAAATCACTTCCCTCACCCAAACCAGCACATGTGCTGAATATATCACTAAGTTCcgcacgctgcaaatggaactcgactggaacgacgccgcACTTCGCGGCCAATTCGCGCGAGGacttcactgggaggtccgCCAACAAATTGCCACGAGGGAGAGGCAACCCCGTACCTTGAGGGAGCTGCAAGACGCTGCCCTCattattgacaacgccctccgcgaggagagagccagccacccgcagcagggtaataagtctggcaaATCTTctaccacccccaaccggggggcgagtactggccaacaggccaccaaaaccggtcccctctcctccgaccccaactatgtctcggaggaagaacgcaaccgccGCTGCGTAGAAGGtctctgtgtcaaatgcggtaAACCAGGGCATAAATTTGCCAAATGCAGGACcggatggaaggccacccccaaggaggataaggggaaggccaaggaaaccgccaaaattggcaaagaatctggacccaaatcgggaaaagattaa
- a CDS encoding Retrotransposable element Tf2 protein produces MEAGLLFYQGKIVVPDVGTLRMDLLRIFHNSPLAGHPGRQHALELVSRNYYWPGIRADTYWHVDSCKICQWIRKPKYASIPPQPLEVPVRPWQHVSYNMIVDLPKDGSNNSILVIVNSFTKYRIFVKCSKKLKAPKLAELFLENVWKRHGMPEKTISNRGRVFNNKFLRALYKRLGIDPHFSSAYHPQSNGQMERVNPSIKHFLRAYSGVNQRDWTRWLPMAEFAYNNAVHSSMGKTPFKALYGWEPTLTPLNVPTDVPEADNLAQTMEAQWKEVELALWQSKQQMMAGESGSPTEFEIGEEAWLDAKNVNLKTLSPKLTEQRLGPFKVIEKISDRAYRLELPPTMQIHNVFYVGLLSKVKRDEKRAFENCPPPVTVDREEEYKVEGITNAEERNGKWFF; encoded by the coding sequence atggaggctggcctactcttctaccaaggaaagattgtggtccctgacgttggaacaTTAAGGATGGATCTACTACGTATATTTcacaacagccccttggcaggacatccgggAAGACAGCACGCTCTAGAGCTAgtatcaaggaactactactggcccggcaTCCGCGCTGATACgtactggcatgtggattcctgcAAAATATGCCAATGGATCAGGAAACCTAAATATGCGTCTATTCCCCCTCAGCCTCTTGAAGTCCCTGTTAGACCCTGGCAGCATGtgtcttacaacatgatagtagatctACCAAAGGATGGAAGCaacaactcaatcctggtaATTGTCAACAGCTTCACAAAGTACAGGATATTTgtaaaatgctccaaaaaactcaaggcacccaagTTAGCAgaactattcctggaaaacGTATGGAAGCGCCATGGCATGCCGGAAAAAACCATATCCAACAGAGGAAgagtcttcaacaacaagttcttaAGGGCCCTGTATaaacgccttggcattgacccacacttctcttccgcctatcacccccagagcaacggacaaatGGAACGCGTCAAtccctccatcaaacacttcctcagggcttactcaggggtaaaccaaagggactggaccagatggctcccaatggcagagtttgcgtacaacaatgccgtacatagcagcatGGGCAAGAcccctttcaaggccttgtatggatgggagccTACCTTAACCCCTTTGAACGTACCAACAGACGtgccagaagcagacaatctggcccagacaatggaggctcagtggaaggaagtggagtTGGCACTCTGGCAATCTAAACAACAAATGATGGCCGGGGAAAGTGGAAGCCCAACAgagtttgagattggagaagaggcttggctagacgccaagaatgtcaacctcaaaaccttgagccccaagctaacggaacaacgcctggggccattcaaggttattgagaaaatctccgaccgggcttaccgcctagaactccccCCAACAATGCAGATCCACAAcgtgttctatgtaggactcctatctaaggtcaaaagggatgagaagcgcgcctttgagaattgccctccaccagtcactgtggacagagaagaagaatacaaggtggaagggatcacCAATGCTGAAGAAAGGAATGGAAAGTGGTTTTTctga
- a CDS encoding Retrotransposable element Tf2 protein: MLDGSSPQAGKIWKKAHLTFLFDGKRMTETFLICNTGSHAAILGIKWLENHNPEIDWNTRTLSFPHTPPEHVAIAKEEEADKNPLEGVPPEYHQYAKVFGEEEFNKLPPHRHYDIGIELTKEGPLNSPLYSMTDAESATLKDWLRDELKAGKIRPSKSSISSPVMFVPKKDGSRRLVVDYRRLNNRTKKNVYPLPRPDDLMAQLRGAKVFTKLDLRWGYNNVRVKEGDEWKTAFRTKYGLYESLVMTFGLTNAPAAFQHFMNELFKDLLDVCVIIYLDDILIYSKDDASHTQHVHEVLRRLMENQLFCKASKRTFHVTSVEYLGIIVLDKGFSLDKLKIQAVQEWPTPTKVKEVQSFLGFANFLRRFVANFSHTARPLHNLVKKDTPWKWDTKEQEAFQGLKDAITNAPVLCHADPTKPYFLETDASGAALGSILSQRQEDGRLHPLGFLSESFKGAEQNYDTHNKELLAIIRSFEYWRIFLEGTAHPITVFTDHRNLEYWKESRTFNRRHARWHLLLAGYNFQIVYCPGKQSGKPDALSRRSDHADIPPANQTMLPNPVFANVALVTPEKELQRQIEASLDQDESLEEILQFLQNKSRAPPSIKRAFKDYEMEAGLLFYQGRIVVPDVGTLRTDLLRIFHDSPLAGHPGRQRTLELVSRNYYWPGIRADTYWHVDSCETCQRIRKPKYASIPPQPLELPVRPWQHVSYDMIVDLPKDGTNDSILVIVDSFTKYGIFVKCSKKLKAPELADLFLEHVWKRHGMPEKTVSDRGRVFNNKFLKALYKRLGIDPHFLSAYHPQSDGQTERVNPSIEHFLRAYSGVNQRDWTKWLPMAEFAYNNAVHSSTGKTPFKALYGWEPTLTPSNVPTDVPEADDLAQTMEAQWKEVESALRQSKQRMTAGEEGSPAEFEIGEEAWLDAKNVNLKTLSPKLTEQRLGPFKVIEKISDRAYRLELPPTMRIHNVFYVGLLSKVKRDSKRTFENCPPPVTVDGEEEYEVEGITDAEERNGKWFFRVKWKGYGSEENTWEPRENLKNAEKILEKYEKEMKKKALGAAKALRGGAVS; encoded by the coding sequence atgctcgatgggtcgagcccccaggctggaaagatttggaaaaaggcccacctaaccttcctatttgatggcaaacgcatgacggaaaccttcctgatttgcaataCCGGATCACACGCTGCCATCTTAGGAATTAAATGGTTAGAGAACCACAACCCCGAAATCGATTGGAACACGCGCACCCTCTCATTCCCTCACACGCCCCCGGAACACgtagccattgccaaagaggaagaagcggacaagaatcctcttgaaggagtaccccccgagtaccatcaatatgccaaggtatttggggaagaagaattcaataagcttcctccCCACCGGCACtatgacattgggattgaacttaccaaagaaggccccctcaattCGCCCCTTTATAGTATGACAGACGCcgagtccgccacactcaaggactggctcagggacgagttGAAAGCCGGGAAAATCCGCCCAAGCAAATCTTCTATCAGTTCCCCTGTGATGTTTGTtcccaagaaggatggttcccgtcgCTTGGTTGTCGACTATCGTCGCCTTAACAACAGGACAAAGAAAAATGTGTACCCgttaccccgtccagatgacctcatggcccagctccgtggtgccaaggtcttcactaagctagatctaagatggggttacaacaatgtccgtgtcaaggagggtgacgaatggaaaactgccttccgcaccaagtatggaTTGTATGAATCCCTAGTCATGACGTTTGGTCtaaccaatgcccccgccgcctttcaacatttcatgaacgaacTGTTCAAAGACttgcttgatgtatgcgtcatcatttaccttgatgacatcctaatctactccaaggatgacgcgtCACACACTCagcacgttcatgaggtcctacGCCGGTTAATGgaaaaccagttgttctgcaaggcttCCAAACGTACCTTCCACGTTACCTCGGTGGAGTACCTAGGGATCATTGTATTGGATAAGGGatttagcctggataagctcaaaatccaggcagtccagGAATGGCCAACGCCaaccaaagtcaaggaagtccaatcTTTCCTAGGGTTTGCTAATTTCTTGCGccgatttgttgccaactttagtcacaCGGCTAGACCCTTACATAacctggtcaaaaaggatacgccttggaaatgggatacaaaggaacaggaagcattccaaggactaaaagatgccatcaccaacgcccccgtGTTATGCCACGCAGACCCTACCAAGCCTTACTTCCTCGAAACAGACGCGTCTGGTGCTGCCCTGGGTTCTATACTTagccaacgccaagaagaTGGGCGCCTCCATCCGCTCGGTTTCCTATCCGAATCCTTCAAGGGAGCTgagcagaactatgacacacacaataaggagctcctggcaatTATCcgttcctttgagtattggcgtatattcctggaaggcacTGCACACCCCATTACTGTCTTTACGGATCACcgcaacttggaatactggaaagAGTCCCGGACATTCAACCGGCGTCACGCACGTTGGCATTTACTTCTTGCCGggtacaatttccaaatagTCTATTGTCCAGGGAAACAATCCGGGAAGCCGGACGCCCTTTCACGCCGCTCAGACCATGCCGATATACCTCCTGCcaaccagaccatgctccccaaccctgtctttgccaacgtagCGCTAGTCACACCTGAGAAGGAACTCCAGCGCCAAATTGAGGCCAgcctagaccaagacgaaTCCCTGGAAGAAATATTgcaattcctccagaacaagtccagggcacccccatccatcaaacgagcattcaaggattacgaGATGGAGGCCGGGCTACTCTTTTACCAAGGACGAATCGTGGTCCCTGATGTCGGAACCCTGAGAACAGACCTACTACGCATATTCCACGATAGCCCACTAGCTGGCCACCCAGGCAGACAACGGACATTAGAATTAGTGTCCAGGAACTATTACTGGCCCGGTATCCGTGCTGACACCTATTGGCATGTTGATTCATGTGAAACCTGCCAACGGATCcggaaacccaagtacgccTCCATCCCGCCGCAGCCGCTTGAACTCCCCGTTAggccctggcaacacgtgtcttacgacatgatagtagacctgcccaAGGACGGGACCAATGACTCTATCTTGGTCATAGTCGACAGCTTCACAAAGTATGGgatttttgtcaaatgttccaagaagctgaAGGCACCCGAACTAGCGGACTTATTCTTggaacacgtatggaaacggcACGGTATGCCGGAAAAGACAGTCTCAGATAGGGGAAGGGTATTCAATAACAAGTTCCTTAAGgcactgtacaaacgcctaggCATTGACCCGCACTTCTTGTCGGCTTATCATCCACAAAGCGACGGTCAAACCGAGCGGGTCAACCCCTCCATCGAACATTTCCTAAGGGCCTACTCGGGAGTtaaccaaagggactggaccaaatggctccctatggcggaatttgcatacaataatgccgTACACAGCAGCACAGGCAAAACCCCCTTCAAGGCCCTTTATGGTTGGGAACCTACCTTAACCCCATCAAACGTGCCAACCGATGTCCCTGAAGCAGACGATCTTGCCCAAACTATGGAAGCTCAGTGGAAAGAAGTGGAATcagcactccggcaatccaaACAACGTATGACAGCCGGAGAGGAGGGAAGCCCAGCGGAATTtgaaattggagaagaagcttggctagacgccaagaatgtcaacctcaaaacaCTGAGTCCCAAACTAACGGAGCAACGCTTGGGACCCTTCAAAgtaattgagaaaatctccgaccgagcttaccgcctggaacttccCCCAACTATGcgaatccacaacgtcttctatgtaggacttctgtctaaagtcaaaagggacagtAAACGTACCTTTGAAAATTGTCCCCCAcctgtcaccgtggacggagaagaagaatacgaggtagAAGGGATCACCGATGCTGAAGAAAGGaatggaaaatggttcttccgagtcaaatggaagggatacgggTCCgaggaaaacacatgggagccccgagaaaacttaaaaaatgccgaaaaaattttagaaaaatacgaaaaagagatgaaaaagaaggccctcggcgctgccaaggcccttagagggggggcagtgtcgtag
- a CDS encoding Retrotransposable element Tf2 protein, which translates to MATRSRPPSQACSPVNQGQLESLLLPASPELGKVSLEQVICLLWGLQSQINCLEQTLLEQSEINQEVCTNIENISQVVNVVKDGPAQLQLPQGPHTPEDQKPPAVEETPWATPKAKPIGKAQPFLGAPAPIISTGAPRCNPLTLFNPYPSSSFPLGPAPATQGPPPAPVITLAPVITLAQPPAPSTVKVDHPNAFKGKIGLEAKQWLTCMLAWVRLNQRQFPTDLEVLSFLLMNMTEAGRAWAHPHLDQSGSHCALIQTVDEFKIEFLATFGNPDATQAAEQKITSLTQTSTCAKYITKFRMLQMELDWNNAALCGQFARGLHWEVQRQIAMRERQPRTLRELQDAALIIDNALCEEQASHPQQGNKPGKTSTTPQPGGKHQPTGHKNQFPFLQSQLHLGGRTQLPPHRRPLREMRQGQSQATPKEDKGKAKETTKLGKDSKYQLGKEISPLFTISIKPEKQAEPLEVLIDSGATSSFLHPCTVELLCLPLIDLPKPCTVTMLDGSSPQAGKIWKKASLSFTYDGKKMTETFLICNTRNHSAILGLKWLDAHNPEIDWNSCTLTFPHMPLEQVAIAKEEEANKNPLEGVPSKEEELNKLPPHWHYNIGIELMEEGPLYLPLYSMTNTESATLKHWLRDKLKAGKIHPSKSSISSPVMFVPKKDGSRCLVVDYCCLNNQTKKNVYPLPCPDDLMAQLCGTKIFTKLDLRWGYNNVHVKEGNEWKTAFCTKYGLYKSLVMTFGLTNAPAAFQHFMNKLFKDLLDVCIIIYLDDILIYSKDDASHTQHVHKVLKRLMENQLFCKASKCTFHVTLVEYLGIIVLDKGFSLDKLKIQAVQEWPRPTKVKEVQSLLGFANFLHCFVANFSHMARPLHNLVKKDTLWKWDSREQEAFQGLKDAITNALVLCHADPSKPYFLETDASSAALGSILSQQQEDGHLHPLGFLSESFKGAKQNYNTHDKELLAIIRLFEYWQIFLEGTLHPITIFTNHCNLEYWKESQMFNWKPNALSQQSDHTNIPPEPQSMLPDPVFANIALVTPEKELQHQIELSLDQDKSLEEILQFLQNESKAPPSIKHAFKDYEMEAGLLFYQGRIVVPDVRTLQTDLLRIYHDSPLAGHPGRQQTLELISHVYYWPGIHADTYWHVDSCKPCQWIQRPKYSLIPPQPLELPTRPWQHISYDMIVDLPKDSNNNSILVIVDSFTKYVILVECSKKLKAPALADLFLQHVWKCYGMPEKTVSDCGRVFNNKFLKALYQRLGIDPHFSLAYHPQSNGQTEQVKWLPMAEFAYNNAVHSSTGRSLFKALYGWEPSLTPSNIPTDVPEADDMATQMEVQWQEIKAALRQSKTRMVARESGEPLEFKIREEAWLDAKNVKLKTLKLPPFMKIHNIFYVGLLSKVKRDKKHAFENHPPPVTVDGEEEYEVKGITDAEERNGKWFFQVKWKGYVLDVCKDVEGAGACGRVRIQVVPLKATRATLQRLTTKLQ; encoded by the exons atggcaacccgctccaggCCGCCCTCTCAAGCCTGCTCCCCTGTCAATCAAGGACAGCTGGAATCCCTACTTctgccagcctcccctgagcttggcaaagtctcTCTTGAGCAGGTCATCTGCCTCCTGTGGGGATTACAATCCCAAATCAACTGCCTTGAGCAgaccctcttggaacaaaGTGAAATTAATCAAGAGGTTTGCACCAACATTGAGAACATCTCCCAAGTggtcaatgttgtcaaggatgggcctGCCCAGCTCCAACTCCCCCAGGGtccccacaccccagaagatcaaaaaccccctgcAGTTGAGGAAACTCCCTGGGCCacgcccaaagccaagcctattggcaaggctcaacccttccttggggccccagcccctatCATCTCTACAGGGGCCCCTAGGTGCAACCCCCTTACCCTGTTCAACCCTTAcccctcctcttccttcccTTTGGGACCAGCTCCAGCCacccaaggacctccaccagcaccTGTCATCACCCTGGCGCCTGTCATCACCCTGGCgcagcctccagccccctccactgtaaaaGTGGATCACCCcaatgccttcaaaggcaaaattggcttggaggccaagcaatggctcacctgtatgttggcctgggtacGCCTTAACCAAAGGCAATTCCCAACAGACTTGGAGGTCCTCTCTTTCCTCCTCATGAATATGACAGAGGCTGGCAgagcctgggctcacccccacctGGACCAATCAGGGTCCCACTGTGCACTCATCCAAACTGTGGATGAATTCAAAATTGAGTTCCTGGCCAcctttggcaacccagatgcTACCCAAGCAGCGGAGCAGAAGATCACTTCCCTCACCCAGACCAGCACTTGTGCCAAATATATTACTAAGTTCCGCAtgctgcaaatggaacttgattggaacaatgCTGCACTCTGCGGCCAATTTGCACGTGGacttcactgggaggtccaaagACAAATTGCCATGAGAGAGAGGCAACCCCGTACTCTGAGGGAGCTGCAAGACGCTgccctcatcattgacaatgcCCTTTGTGAGGAGcaagccagccacccgcagCAGGGTAATAAGCCTGGCAAAACCTCAACCACCCCCCAACCAGGGGGCAAGCaccagccaacaggccacaaaaACCAGTTCCCTttcctccaatcccaattacatcttggaggaagaacacAATTGCCGCCGCACAGAAGGCCTCTGCGTGAAATGAGGCAAGGCCAGTCACAG gctacccctaagGAGGAtaaagggaaagccaaggaaaccacCAAATtgggcaaagactccaagtaccaattgggaaaaga aatctcccctcTGTTTACAATTTCCattaagccagagaaacaagcagaaccattagaagtcctgatagattcaggtgCCACATCCTCATTCCTTCATCCCTGCACTGTGGAGTTACTCTgcctcccactcattgaTCTCCCTAAACCATGCACTgtcactatgcttgatgggtcaagcccccaggctggcaaaatctggaagaaggcatcACTGTCCTTCACctatgatggcaaaaagatgaCGGAAACATTCCTCATCTGTAACACCAGAAATCACTCAGCTATCCTAggtttgaaatggttagacgcccacaacccagaaattgattggaactccTGTACCCTAACCTTCCCTCACATGCCACTGGAACAAgtagccattgccaaagaagaggaagccaacaaaaacccccttgaaggagtaccctccaa AGAGGAAGAACTCAACAAGCTTCCACCACACTGGCATTACAATATTGGGATAGAGCTTATGGAAGAAGGACCTCTTTATTTGCCCCtatacagcatgaccaacactgaatccgccacactcaagcattggctcagggacaaactcaaagcaggAAAAATCCACCCAAGCAAGTCTTCTATCAGCTCTCCTGTAATGTTTGTACctaagaaggatggttcccgttgCTTGGTTGTAGACTACTGTTGCCTAAACAACCAGACAAAGAAAAATGTCTACCCCTTACCttgtccagatgacctcatggcccagctctgtggcaccaagatcttcaccaagttagacctaagatggggatACAATAACGTCCATGTTaaggaaggcaatgaatggaaaacggcattctgcaccaagtatggcctctacaaatccctggttatgacttttggtttaacaaatgcccctgccgcctttcaacacttcatgaacaagttgTTTAAAGatctattggatgtatgcatcatcatttaccttgatgatatcctaatctactcaaaggatgatgCATCCCACACACAACATGTACACAAAGTCCTGAAACGGCTAATGGAGAATCAACTGTTCTGTAAGGCCTCtaaatgcaccttccatgtCACATTGGTGGAAtatttgggaatcattgtcttgGATAAAGGGTTCAgtctggataaactcaaaatccaggcagtacaggaatggccaaGGCCCACTAAGGTAAAGGAGGTTCAATCActcctagggtttgccaacttcttgcactgttttgttgccaatttcagccacatggccaggccactacataacctggtcaagaaggatacactttggaaatgggactCTAGAGAACAAGAGGCCTTCCAGGGACTGAAAGATGCCATCACAAACGCCCTGGTCCTCTGTCATGCCGACCCATCAAAGCCTtatttcctggaaacagatgcatctaGCGCAGCCCTTGGGTCCATCCTTAGCCAACAACAGGAGGATGGACACTTACATCCCCTGGGTTTCCTATCAgagtcattcaagggagccaaacagaattacaacacccatgacaaggaactcctggccatcattAGATTGTTTGAGTATTGGCAAATATTCCTAGAAGGAACTCTGCATCCCATTACCATATTCACCAACCATTgcaacctggagtactggaaggaatcccaaaTGTTCAACT GGAAACCCAATGCACTTTCCCAACAATCAGACCACaccaacattccaccagaaCCCCAGTCCATGCTACCagaccctgtatttgccaacattgCCCTAGTCACACCAGAAAAAGAGCTGCAGCACCAGATTGAGTTATCTCTGGAccaagacaagtccctggaggagatcctacaattcctccagaatgAATCCAAAGCACCCCCATCCATAAAGCACGCATTCAAAGACTATGAGATGGAAGCAGGGTTACTGTTCTaccaaggaaggattgtgGTTCCAGATGTCAGGACCTTACAAACAGACCTACTGCGCATTTACCATGACAGCCCTTTGGCAGGACATCCTGGAAGGCAACAGACCCTGGAATTAATATCACAtgtctactactggccaggcatCCACGCTGACAcatattggcatgtggactcttGCAAACCTTGCCAATGGATCCAGAGGCCAAAGTACTCTTTGATACCTCCTCAACCCCTTGAACTTCCCACCAGGCCCTGGCAACACATAtcttatgacatgattgtagacttGCCTAAAGACAGTAACAACAACTCCATTCTAGTCATTGTGGACAGCTTTACCAAGTACGTCATCTtggtggaatgttccaagaagctcaaagcacCGGCACTGGCAGACTTATTCCTACAGCACGTGTGGAAATGCtatggcatgcctgagaaaacagtctcagattgtggaagggtcttcaacaacaaattccttaAGGCATTGTACCAGCGCCTAGGAATAGATccccacttctctttggcttACCACCCTCAAAGCAATGGCCAGACAGAACAA gtcaaatggttacctatggcagaatttgcctaTAATAACGcagtacatagcagcactgGCAGATCCCTGTTCAAGGCActatatggatgggaaccttccCTCACCCCAAGTAACATTCCAAcagatgtcccagaagcagatgatATGGCCACACAAATGGAAGTGCAATGGCAAGAGATCAAGGctgcactccggcaatccaaGACACGCATGGTAGCCAGGGAATCAGGAGAACCACTGGAATTCAAAATCAGAgaagaggcctggctagATGCCAAAAATGTGAAActaaagaccctga AACTCCCGCCATTcatgaaaatccacaacatcttctatgtgggactacTGTCTAAAGTCAAGAGGGACAAGAAACACGCCTTTGAAAACCACCCACCACCAGTTACTGTggacggagaagaggaatatgaggtcAAAGGTATAACAGATGCTGAGGAGAGaaacgggaaatggttcttccaggtcaaatggaagggttatgtcctagacgtctgtaaggacgttgagggcgcgggtgcttgtggccgtgtgagAATACAGGTGgtgccgcttaaggcaacaagggctaccctacaacgtctaactactaaactacaatga